A single region of the bacterium genome encodes:
- the murI gene encoding glutamate racemase produces the protein MPSPQPIGVFDSGVGGLTVVAQVLAQLPREDLIYFGDTARVPYGIRSPRVIREFSREIAAWLLANRVKAIVVACNTVSAVALPDLRNALPVPVIGVVEAGARQAVEATRNGEVAVVGTASTVASRAYPDAVARLDASVRTLSRACPLFVPMVEDGIVDGPVAEAVIRHYLGDIRPSRIDTLVLGCTHYPLLQPAMARVLGEGLRIVDAAEGTARELAAILAERDLATPNLEPGHRRFVFSDRTEAFQALARRILPDFVGDMELVDVEGPAFRDALRLLGTSPLQKGN, from the coding sequence ATGCCCTCCCCCCAGCCCATCGGCGTGTTCGACTCCGGCGTGGGCGGCCTCACCGTCGTCGCCCAGGTGCTGGCGCAGCTGCCCCGCGAGGATCTCATCTACTTCGGCGACACCGCCCGCGTCCCCTACGGCATCCGCAGCCCGCGGGTGATCCGCGAGTTCAGCCGCGAGATCGCCGCCTGGCTGCTGGCCAACCGGGTAAAGGCCATTGTCGTCGCCTGCAACACGGTGAGCGCCGTGGCCCTGCCCGACCTGCGCAACGCGCTTCCCGTCCCCGTCATCGGCGTGGTCGAGGCGGGCGCCCGCCAGGCGGTGGAGGCCACGCGCAATGGCGAAGTGGCGGTGGTGGGCACGGCCTCCACCGTGGCCAGCCGCGCTTATCCCGATGCCGTGGCGCGGCTGGACGCCTCGGTGCGCACCTTGAGCCGGGCCTGTCCGCTCTTCGTGCCCATGGTGGAGGACGGCATCGTGGACGGGCCGGTGGCCGAGGCGGTCATCCGCCACTATCTGGGGGACATCCGCCCCTCGCGCATCGACACCCTGGTGCTGGGCTGCACCCACTACCCGCTCCTTCAACCCGCGATGGCCCGCGTCCTGGGGGAGGGCCTGCGCATCGTCGACGCGGCGGAGGGCACGGCGCGGGAGCTGGCGGCCATCCTGGCGGAACGCGACCTGGCCACCCCCAACCTGGAGCCGGGCCACCGGCGCTTTGTCTTCAGCGATCGCACCGAGGCCTTCCAGGCCCTGGCCCGCCGCATCCTGCCTGACTTCGTGGGAGACATGGAGCTGGTGGACGTGGAGGGTCCGGCCTTCCGGGACGCCCTGCGCCTGCTGGGCACATCGCCTCTGCAGAAAGGGAATTGA
- the murD gene encoding UDP-N-acetylmuramoyl-L-alanine--D-glutamate ligase, whose translation MTGRLLIIGVARSGLAAARLGLARGHEVLLHDDLLSLEQMGGKLAGLPVAVHLGNDLPSDLTLVVPSPVIPPSHPLVAEALRRGLPVQSEPDFARTWFAGEVLAVTGSNGKTTTTLLAAAVLQACGCRAEACGNVGHPLSLVALEEPPPDWAVLEASSYQLELSRDLRVRAALLLNLSEDHLARHGSMEGYLAAKWRLAEQVAEDGCVVVNADDPLLAPRADSLSCRVHRFSAGGRTAAARVDERGLWLEEWPGGLFIEAGAPRLIGAHNLENMAAVLLAARDLGLDLATVRQAMLDFSPVEHRIEIVRTRRGVRWINDSKATNVDSTAKALVGFAPGSVILLAGGEAKTDDYSTVEGLVRERVRELVVFGRDGGIIGDWFADKLAVHREDNLAGAVARAAALSRPGDVVLLSPMCASFDQFVNFEERGRRFRDLVCALPEPKE comes from the coding sequence ATGACAGGCCGCCTGCTGATCATCGGCGTGGCGCGCAGCGGTCTGGCGGCGGCCCGGCTGGGTCTGGCCCGCGGCCATGAGGTCCTGCTCCACGACGACCTGCTGAGTCTGGAGCAGATGGGCGGGAAGCTGGCCGGCCTGCCGGTGGCCGTCCATCTGGGGAATGATCTGCCCTCCGACCTGACGCTGGTTGTGCCCAGCCCGGTGATCCCCCCGTCCCATCCGTTGGTGGCGGAGGCTCTGCGGCGCGGCCTGCCCGTGCAGAGCGAGCCGGATTTCGCACGGACCTGGTTCGCCGGCGAGGTGCTGGCCGTCACCGGATCCAACGGCAAGACGACGACGACTCTGCTGGCGGCGGCCGTGCTCCAGGCCTGCGGCTGCCGGGCCGAGGCCTGCGGCAACGTGGGCCACCCGCTCAGCCTGGTCGCGCTGGAGGAGCCGCCGCCGGACTGGGCCGTGCTGGAGGCGAGCAGCTACCAGCTTGAGTTGAGCCGCGACCTGCGGGTGCGCGCCGCCCTGCTGCTCAACCTGAGCGAGGACCACCTTGCCCGCCACGGCAGCATGGAAGGCTACCTGGCGGCCAAGTGGCGCTTGGCCGAGCAGGTGGCGGAGGACGGCTGCGTGGTGGTCAACGCCGACGATCCGCTGCTGGCCCCTCGGGCCGACTCCCTCTCCTGCCGCGTCCACCGCTTCTCCGCCGGCGGCCGGACCGCCGCCGCGCGCGTGGACGAGCGCGGCCTCTGGCTGGAGGAGTGGCCGGGCGGCCTCTTCATCGAGGCGGGCGCGCCGCGCCTCATCGGCGCCCACAACCTGGAGAACATGGCCGCCGTGCTGCTGGCCGCCCGCGACCTCGGCCTCGACCTGGCCACTGTGCGGCAGGCGATGCTGGACTTCTCGCCCGTCGAGCACCGCATCGAGATCGTGCGGACGCGCCGGGGCGTCCGCTGGATCAACGACAGCAAGGCCACCAACGTGGACAGCACGGCCAAGGCCCTGGTCGGTTTCGCGCCCGGCTCCGTCATCCTGCTGGCGGGCGGCGAGGCCAAAACGGACGACTACAGCACGGTGGAGGGGCTGGTGAGGGAGCGGGTGCGCGAGCTGGTCGTCTTCGGCCGCGACGGCGGCATCATCGGAGACTGGTTCGCGGACAAGCTGGCCGTGCACCGTGAGGACAACCTGGCCGGCGCCGTGGCCCGGGCCGCGGCCTTGTCCCGCCCGGGCGACGTCGTCCTGCTAAGCCCCATGTGCGCCTCCTTCGACCAGTTCGTCAACTTCGAGGAGCGGGGGCGGCGCTTCCGGGACCTGGTCTGTGCGCTGCCCGAGCCGAAGGAGTAG